The Trichocoleus sp. FACHB-46 region ATATTGAATGTAGAACCCAGCATAAGTTGGGATGGCACTACGGGTATTCAGCAGACGGGGAACAGCGAACCTAAGGAGTGAGAAATAAGCAATGAAACAATAGGGAACAACAATGGCACAAACAATGAGGAATCGAAGTAATTGTTTTTCCATTGAAGCTCCTTACGTAGTCTCTTTGTGAGCAATAGCACTAAAGCAGCCAGTACCACAACACTTAAGCTTCCAATTGCTTCGAGTATTCATATGACTAGTTGATAACATTCTGAGCGATCGCCCCTTTCACTCTTTCAGCTAGCTCTTTAAGGCCGTTAATCTCGCTGATTTGTGGGTGGCGATCGCTACTTGTATTTCCCGTCCAGCTTTCTCAATCATTTGCCTGCATGTAAGCAAGTTGGCTGGTTGGAGAATACAACAGAAGCAACCGATCAACGTAAGCTCCTGGAACTCCTCGATATTGGTTGTTGATGTAACATTCTCCTCCCTCCTGAACGTCTGACGGTTTCCACGATGCTGGAGGATACCTTCCTGCGGGCGGCGCATTCATGTTGGCACACTCTCCATCCTGAGGGAGTAATTGGCTCTCCCTAATAAACTGCTCGATATTTGATAAGTTCACATTGAAGCGGCAATGGTGGGAATAAGCGTAAGCTGTCCTGTCTAGACTATTCGTTACACACTGGAGGTTGGATACTTTCCCAATCAGATTGGGATATTGAATGTAGAATCCAGCATAAGTTGGAACAACGGTATGGGTATTTAGCAGACAGGGGACAGCGAAAGCAACAAGCAAGACATAGGCAATGAAACAACAGGGAGCAACGATGGCACAACCAATGAGTAGTTGAGGAACAGTAAAAAATGAACGTCTTGATCGTGGTGCCATCGTTATTCCCTATGAAGTAGCACTAAGCTAGCAAATCTCAAACGTTCAATCTTTCAATCTCGCCTAGAAACTCAAAGCCGCGATCGCTCCCTTCAGTTACGGCCCCAACACCTCTAAATATCGTTGAAGTACTCGCAAGCTACGACGACTCGATATCTCCTGAACAACTCGAAGCAGCACTCCAGTAGACTCATCTGAGTTAGCGCAGTTTGTTCAAAACTATGCGTGCTAACTCCCACAAAACCAAAGCAAGGGTGCAGATTAATCTTCCAAATTCAGATTGATTTGCGGAATGCATAACCAGTTGCTGAGTTCTTGAGCTAGCCACTGGGATTCTCTGAGAGTGAGTTGCCCGTGAGTAATCTGCTGGTTGCCAAGTCTCACTTGTAGGGCAACGTCCAAATAGTTGCCAAACCGGGGTCGAATTAGGCGGACTTGCCTGATCTCCTCTCTAGCCCAAGAACGTGTCCGGAATGGGTATCCGAATAGCTCATAAATCATCGCAACCCGTTGCCCATCAATCTGGAGCCGAACTCGATATTGGCTATAAAGCACGATGCCTACCAGAAATAGAGGGAGCGCGATCGCGAAGCCTGCTTGTGCAGAGGTTAGGAGACGCGGTGAGGATAGACAACCATCTCCAGTTCTTCCTTCACAAACGCTGAAGTACAATTGTCGATACCCAAACACAGACATGATGAAAGACAGTGAAGTAATGAGTCGCCAACCCATAGGGGCCAGTGGCAATGTCGCAGTTAACATCTGGTCTATTTTGTTGAGTGCAACCAGATGGGAAGGCGGCTCATCCCCCGCTACGACTGTCCTGGCTGTTGTTTGCTTTTCGTACCATTGGGCCAAGTTGTAGCCAAGGGCATCGCCGATGAGGGTAGCAAAGACAGAGACGGTCACGCAATGAAAGCCAATCAACAAAGCCGAGATTGGAATCATGCCTTTGTTGATATTGGTTAAGAGCACGCTCAGGCAGACACCAATGCCAGAAAAACCAGCCCCCATCAACCGGCTCATCCAGCGATGATATTTCACGTGGGTGAGAGGATAAAAAATCACGCAGGTGACGAGACCCAGCAACAAACCATTACATAGCCCTAGCCCCAGACCATACATAGCACCCAATAAAACGCCAAAATAGGCTCCACCGGGTATCGGAAAAAAGACACCTAAACCATACAGTCCACCAAAGGTCAGCCCTGCTAGCAGCCCCAGAAAAGTGCTTTGCCAGGTCATGCAGACCAGTACATACATTCTTGAAAGAGGCTTCACTGATTGCCTGTTTCCACGAGCCATCGTTCTGTCCCTTAGCAGTAGAACAAGCTTCTATCTTGCACCTAGTCCTTGGAATGAAGATGAGCGATCGCCCCCGCCAGTTACAATTTCGACACCTCGAGATACCTACTCAAAACCTTTACTCAAGCTACTGCCTCTCTCAATCTAGTCATCAGAGTCCCGCATGTAAGCGGTTTGACTTGCTGGAGAATACGTTAGCTCGTGAGTACCGATGGAATAGCATTGCACTCTAGTATCAGCTTCAAGCTCTTTTGGCCTCCACCAATGCCATGAAGGAGAATACTCAAAAGCCATAGGTTCCACTATGTCCGATGGGTCACATTCATTGTCAGAGGTATGGGCTAGCTTGCCAAACTTTAGTCCCTCTGCCCTAACGAGCAACCTGACACTGAATGGTTTCACATTAAAGCGACAGTAGTAGTCATGCCTGTCTAGCGCATTGTCAAATCCATCAGTTACGCAACGGAGATTGGATGCTTGGCCGAGGATACTGGGATACTGAAGGTAAAAGCCAATATAGGTTTGGAGAGTATTATCCGATTTCAGTAAACGTGGAACAACGTACCAGAGTAGATATACATAAGCAATCAAACAAACAGGCAAGGCGATGAGTAACCGAGGAACAATAAAAGATAAACGCCTTGATAGTTGGGCCATTGCAGCTCTCCGTGAAGTAGCTACCAAGCTAGCAAGTTTCTGGCGCTCAAGCTTTCAATCTCGCCTAGAAGCTAAGAGACGCGATCGCCTCCTCCAACTGAACCTCGGAAACCCCAAGGTACCGTTGAAGCACCTGTAGGCTGCGGTGCCCTGATATCTCCTGAATGACTCGCAGCGGTATCCCTGCACTGCTCATCTGGGTTAGAGCAGTTCGTCTGAAACTGTGAGTGCTAACTCCTATCAGCCCTAGGCGATCGCTTGTCTACAGCCTGGGTCCTCGATCTCGATAGGGATGGTTTTAGCGTTCCTAGAAGAGGTCAGTCAGATTGGAGAGAGATAGCGATCGACGCTGCCTTAATCGTTTTTTAAGTTATTGATT contains the following coding sequences:
- a CDS encoding tyrosine-type recombinase/integrase; amino-acid sequence: MIGVSTHSFRRTALTQMSSAGIPLRVIQEISGHRSLQVLQRYLGVSEVQLEEAIASLSF